Proteins encoded in a region of the Thermoplasmata archaeon genome:
- a CDS encoding zinc-ribbon domain-containing protein: MKACPHCNAQLKDDLLFCTKCGTKLSSEPLTTQDNTKDPFQEMKCPSCEIIFTDGSLFCNKCGTKLEVVPRQQPDPVLLYKQCPGCEKKFEDESLFCNMCGIKLVEVYDGDLVSDSNIMYCPACKTEYSDDSLFCTVCGKRLEVFQKKSSDSDQSSDLSQGNFDNYSYHCRVCGCSITEGQERCSRCNTFLYPTNIVKIKI, translated from the coding sequence ATGAAGGCTTGTCCTCATTGTAATGCTCAGCTGAAAGATGATTTACTTTTTTGTACCAAATGCGGTACTAAATTATCTTCAGAACCACTTACTACGCAGGACAACACCAAAGATCCTTTTCAAGAGATGAAGTGCCCTTCTTGTGAAATCATCTTTACAGATGGCTCGTTATTTTGTAATAAATGTGGAACTAAACTTGAAGTTGTTCCTAGACAGCAGCCGGATCCTGTTCTTTTGTATAAACAATGTCCTGGTTGTGAGAAAAAGTTCGAAGATGAGTCTCTCTTTTGTAATATGTGTGGGATAAAACTCGTGGAAGTGTATGACGGAGATTTGGTTTCCGATTCTAATATTATGTATTGTCCGGCTTGTAAAACCGAATACTCTGATGATTCTTTATTCTGCACCGTTTGTGGAAAGAGGTTGGAAGTTTTTCAAAAGAAATCAAGTGATTCTGATCAATCGTCTGACCTCTCTCAAGGTAACTTTGATAATTATTCATATCATTGTAGGGTTTGTGGTTGTTCGATCACTGAAGGCCAGGAGCGTTGTAGCCGGTGTAACACGTTCCTTTATCCGACAAATATTGTTAAGATTAAGATTTAA
- a CDS encoding zinc-ribbon domain-containing protein, whose protein sequence is MVFCKKCGTEIGNGVKYCPKCGTMASADSVVDMSSSVSETKIDAQVLPPEPVVTTIASISTSNKKTNRRTILVVISVVAVIAIVAVLFLMPTKYEIDLSTNGSGMVYGSGSYESGDMITIRAAGTNGMEFYKWSDGNTSASRTISVDGDKSLVAYFAYFYDISVKSNYSDGGSISGGGHIKQGDSVTIRAEPSYGYYFSHWMKDGSRVSSNPSYTFTANSDATYVAVFELRSFTIQAYSSNSGWGECSGGGTYLYKSSVTLYANSYSGYEFLGWYDGSSYLGNLRTYTFNVESDVTFTAKFGIIHDASFSFEASASLAPVTLSINSKYTVEYSNRYVTFMDAMTGSTLLTYNGSSNSSLSTSISSGTAVKVVQKITYTDGYTASYTDTYVVNENVTHKYSWKYNVDKWYSFFTDFFSLNNSSDSFTWDLSFKWYYKYYSDPIPRNINGAADRIDDFVTSDDSWIKSLAKYLNNQSSSMSDIERVNYVLKFVQSFEYQYDKDGKNVQDYWKYPAEILWEQKGDCEDHAILFATLMEAMGYDAVLYYVYCYDSSGNFTAAHLATGVAVSGASGTSTTFQGKTYYYCEATSDAGSRIHNWANVGYIPTGYVIQRTYQVS, encoded by the coding sequence ATGGTTTTCTGTAAGAAGTGTGGTACCGAGATCGGTAATGGTGTAAAGTATTGTCCTAAATGCGGTACTATGGCCTCAGCCGATTCCGTTGTTGATATGAGTTCTTCAGTTTCTGAGACGAAAATTGATGCTCAAGTATTGCCTCCAGAACCTGTCGTTACTACTATAGCTTCAATATCTACATCCAATAAGAAGACAAATCGCCGGACGATTCTGGTTGTTATCTCTGTAGTTGCTGTTATTGCCATTGTTGCAGTATTATTCTTGATGCCGACAAAATATGAAATCGATTTATCTACCAATGGATCTGGTATGGTATATGGTTCGGGCTCTTATGAGTCTGGCGACATGATCACCATCAGAGCTGCTGGTACCAATGGCATGGAGTTTTACAAGTGGAGTGATGGTAACACCTCTGCAAGTCGTACGATATCCGTTGATGGCGATAAGAGTTTAGTTGCTTATTTTGCTTATTTTTATGATATATCTGTGAAGTCTAATTATTCGGACGGAGGGAGCATATCCGGTGGAGGGCATATTAAGCAGGGAGATTCAGTAACAATCAGAGCTGAACCCTCTTATGGTTATTATTTTTCTCACTGGATGAAGGATGGTTCTAGAGTTTCAAGTAATCCGTCTTACACATTTACGGCTAATTCTGATGCTACCTACGTAGCTGTTTTCGAGTTGCGGTCATTTACCATCCAAGCTTACTCGAGTAACTCAGGATGGGGCGAGTGCTCGGGCGGGGGTACATATTTATATAAGTCATCTGTGACTCTATATGCTAATTCATATTCTGGCTATGAATTTCTGGGATGGTATGATGGATCATCCTATCTTGGCAATCTACGTACCTACACCTTCAACGTGGAATCGGATGTAACCTTTACTGCCAAGTTCGGCATTATTCATGATGCTTCATTTTCTTTCGAAGCCTCTGCTTCTCTTGCACCTGTCACCCTGAGTATCAATTCGAAATATACGGTAGAATACAGCAATAGGTATGTTACCTTCATGGATGCTATGACCGGATCGACTCTCCTTACGTATAATGGTAGTTCCAATTCATCTCTTTCCACCAGCATCTCGTCAGGTACAGCGGTGAAAGTGGTCCAGAAGATAACCTATACAGACGGCTATACGGCATCATATACGGACACATATGTAGTCAATGAAAATGTTACTCATAAGTATTCATGGAAATATAACGTGGACAAATGGTATTCTTTTTTCACTGATTTCTTCAGTTTGAACAATTCATCGGATTCATTTACGTGGGACCTCAGTTTCAAGTGGTATTACAAATACTACTCTGATCCCATACCTCGCAATATCAACGGAGCTGCTGATAGGATCGATGACTTTGTAACCTCTGATGATTCCTGGATCAAGAGTTTGGCCAAATATTTGAATAATCAATCTTCATCGATGTCTGATATCGAGCGTGTCAATTATGTCCTGAAGTTCGTGCAGAGTTTCGAATATCAGTACGATAAGGACGGCAAGAATGTCCAGGATTATTGGAAATATCCTGCTGAGATCCTCTGGGAACAGAAGGGCGATTGTGAGGATCATGCCATCCTTTTTGCAACCCTAATGGAAGCCATGGGTTATGATGCTGTGCTCTATTACGTCTACTGTTATGACTCTTCTGGTAATTTTACCGCTGCCCATCTTGCTACAGGTGTCGCGGTTTCCGGTGCATCTGGAACTAGTACTACATTCCAGGGCAAGACCTATTACTATTGTGAGGCTACCTCAGATGCAGGCTCGAGAATCCATAATTGGGCGAATGTAGGTTATATTCCAACAGGTTATGTCATTCAAAGGACATATCAGGTAAGTTGA
- a CDS encoding zinc ribbon domain-containing protein produces the protein MAFCGRCGTKNSDEDLFCRQCGYSLKDEDESSSDYTRDYSTHHYESPRSDDINNSYQRENPLGAQQDKEHQFYDAVKERMSTGSYSTKDSRGDTIIVSKVTKEDLDRKRYMSYLFLAIGLIAMAYVGFIHKFHIYISGDGKSIDITEATLYELISKGVTGLGDVIPNELLLIMFFGSFLLVLCGFAHYVPSALGSLVFFFMGMLMTVMTYPINLYIVEVAPKIALIDPETGPMSLLIYFLFFLVPAIIISISVELLSKASKPIRNVV, from the coding sequence ATGGCCTTCTGTGGTAGATGTGGCACAAAGAACTCGGATGAGGATCTGTTCTGTAGACAATGTGGTTATTCACTTAAGGATGAGGACGAATCGTCGTCCGATTATACTAGAGATTATTCCACTCATCATTATGAATCTCCTAGATCTGATGATATAAACAATTCCTATCAAAGAGAGAATCCTCTAGGAGCTCAGCAAGATAAAGAACACCAATTCTATGATGCAGTGAAAGAAAGAATGTCTACAGGATCATATTCTACCAAGGATTCCAGGGGGGACACGATCATTGTCTCTAAAGTTACCAAAGAGGATCTTGATCGGAAACGTTATATGTCTTATCTTTTCCTGGCCATTGGCCTTATCGCTATGGCTTATGTCGGATTCATCCACAAGTTCCACATCTATATCTCTGGAGATGGCAAAAGCATCGATATCACAGAAGCTACGTTGTATGAACTAATATCCAAAGGGGTAACAGGTTTGGGGGATGTTATTCCTAACGAATTGTTGCTCATCATGTTCTTCGGATCGTTCCTTTTGGTCCTGTGTGGCTTTGCTCATTATGTACCTTCAGCCTTGGGTAGTCTTGTATTCTTTTTTATGGGGATGCTGATGACTGTTATGACCTATCCGATTAATCTATATATAGTCGAAGTTGCTCCTAAAATTGCTCTAATTGATCCAGAGACTGGGCCCATGTCTTTGTTGATCTATTTCTTGTTCTTCCTTGTTCCTGCTATCATTATCTCGATATCTGTTGAATTACTCTCTAAGGCTTCTAAGCCTATTAGGAATGTTGTATGA
- a CDS encoding SPFH domain-containing protein, with product MGLFKNKNESAYDNKKTFLSVIKSDNNAGSYGAMSADDVFWKVPFEDFNIHSKLIVGESEDALFYKNGVVLEVFSGGEYDLETNNYPFLSRIRNMLSNGISIYNARVYYINKAHKLDNRWGTDSPIQVVDKKYNIATSVQARGAYTLQIVDSKKFFLKFVGLNQNRLTATDVISEFRAPVSQKIKSLLGNVIKSMDDEIIGICSRQDEVAEMVKPMLDPIFDEYGIRLVNFYVEALDVANDESRRVLEEARTKRATTQIEAEGEKARLETLGITWAQSESASIMHDAAQNEGSGMVGAGVGIGFGLAAGSGMYNMAASTMTPLDGSGQQQQAQQQQPQNPGTVKCSCGAVLPAGSKFCSQCGQKLNLFCPNCGNKLLPGVKFCSECGSKIE from the coding sequence ATGGGATTGTTCAAGAACAAGAATGAATCGGCATATGACAACAAGAAGACATTCCTGAGTGTCATCAAGAGCGATAACAACGCCGGATCATACGGCGCGATGTCAGCTGATGATGTCTTCTGGAAGGTGCCTTTCGAGGACTTCAACATTCATTCCAAACTCATCGTAGGCGAGAGCGAAGACGCTCTTTTCTATAAGAACGGAGTGGTCCTAGAGGTCTTCTCGGGAGGAGAGTATGATCTGGAGACTAACAACTATCCTTTCCTGAGCCGTATTAGGAACATGCTGTCTAACGGCATCAGCATCTATAATGCAAGGGTATATTACATCAACAAAGCCCATAAATTGGATAACAGATGGGGCACCGACAGTCCGATCCAGGTTGTCGATAAGAAGTACAACATCGCCACATCGGTCCAGGCAAGAGGCGCTTATACCCTGCAAATAGTGGATTCTAAGAAGTTCTTCCTGAAGTTCGTCGGCCTCAATCAGAACAGACTGACAGCAACAGATGTCATCAGCGAGTTCAGGGCTCCTGTATCGCAGAAGATAAAGAGTCTCCTCGGTAACGTCATCAAGTCCATGGATGATGAGATTATCGGTATTTGCTCAAGACAGGATGAAGTAGCTGAAATGGTCAAACCCATGTTGGATCCAATCTTCGACGAGTACGGAATACGTCTTGTCAACTTCTACGTTGAGGCGCTCGATGTTGCCAACGATGAATCCAGAAGGGTGCTCGAGGAGGCTCGTACCAAGAGGGCCACCACTCAGATCGAGGCTGAAGGTGAGAAGGCCAGACTGGAGACTCTGGGCATCACATGGGCTCAGAGCGAGAGTGCAAGCATCATGCACGATGCCGCTCAGAACGAGGGATCAGGAATGGTCGGCGCAGGTGTCGGTATCGGATTTGGTCTTGCCGCTGGTTCCGGCATGTACAACATGGCTGCGAGCACCATGACGCCTTTGGATGGTAGCGGTCAGCAACAGCAGGCTCAGCAACAACAGCCGCAGAATCCCGGTACGGTGAAATGTTCATGCGGTGCAGTTCTTCCAGCTGGCAGCAAGTTCTGTTCCCAATGCGGGCAGAAGCTCAATCTATTCTGTCCTAACTGCGGTAACAAACTATTGCCTGGAGTCAAATTCTGTTCAGAATGCGGGAGTAAGATAGAATGA